In a single window of the Lineus longissimus chromosome 4, tnLinLong1.2, whole genome shotgun sequence genome:
- the LOC135486747 gene encoding uncharacterized protein LOC135486747: MTAHQELPAPPVMIFDGTSAEYPKFIRNFSDRVGTKSFTDSFKLSQLIMCSRGEAKKATDRYEGTSKGYEMAWKVLHERFGQPFQIVKSSVDRLTAGPRIQAQDRKSLLEFADQLEATLQTLDDQHLLAEANTQTSLQAIFSRLPAHVQGKWVKKVVDLEAANIQPTLKHLVRLVSSLANTANHAVYAVAASGRNNQNAVTGGSKGHGKGFEITKTSHTRAPEKKSTCTTMSTQPMSDQGVAKSGQQESSTGHSVQRNGAKFTRVSRPRNNAAKVRPGAVVVIARLKPKARET; encoded by the coding sequence ATGACGGCACACCAAGAGTTGCCCGCACCTCCAGTTATGATATTCGATGGGACTTCGGCTGAGTACCCTAAGTTCATTAGGAATTTCAGTGACCGGGTTGGAACGAAATCATTCACTGACAGTTTCAAGTTGTCACAGCTAATCATGTGCTCGCGTGGTGAGGCCAAGAAGGCCACTGATCGCTACGAAGGAACTAGTAAGGGTTATGAGATGGCCTGGAAGGTGCTTCATGAAAGATTCGGTCAACCGTTCCAGATCGTCAAGTCATCTGTTGACAGACTAACAGCAGGACCCAGAATTCAGGCTCAGGACAGAAAAAGCCTGCTTGAGTTTGCTGATCAGTTGGAAGCTACACTGCAGACCCTGGACGATCAGCACCTCCTTGCCGAAGCCAACACCCAAACGTCGCTTCAGGCAATCTTTAGCAGACTGCCAGCCCATGTGCAAGGAAAATGGGTTAAAAAGGTTGTGGACCTTGAAGCTGCAAATATCCAACCGACGTTAAAGCATCTTGTACGTCTGGTGTCGTCCCTGGCGAATACCGCCAATCATGCTGTGTATGCTGTGGCCGCCAGTGGCAGAAACAATCAGAATGCTGTCACTGGGGGGAGCAAAGGTCATGGAAAAGGGTTTGAGATTACCAAGACCAGTCACACTCGGGCTCCTGAGAAGAAATCCACATGCACAACAATGTCAACGCAACCTATGTCTGATCAGGGAGTTGCTAAAAGTGGACAGCAGGAGTCGAGCACAGGACACAGTGTGCAAAGAAATGGTGCCAAGTTTACCAGGGTGTCAAGGCCCAGAAATAATGCTGCTAAAGTGAGGCCAGGAGCAGTTGTGGTAATAGCGAGGCTAAAGCCAAAAGCACGAGAGACATGA
- the LOC135486746 gene encoding uncharacterized protein LOC135486746 encodes MIAKSIASRLGITGLPEVLSVNTVLAKGQSKEVKIAKCFLSPTSEEEPLIPVSRAHVVDELHIDERYRPDVVDLSGWKHLQGLDLSTEVDVKTVSILIGEDVPRAHAVTESRYGECPDTQPYAVKTPLSWCVAGPTCKTGDQPVPSCNLLVASTDVLGGIGDRTSELASESLELEVKKLWEEERHGFACDGIKRMSVEDKRAMQILESKTAFVDGNYQIGLLWREENPCLPNNKASAEKRLRALQKRFAKDSEYAAMYRKAIDDYITKGYAVQLSDEEAAVTTSKTWYLPHHGVQNPNRPGRVRVVFDAAARYIETSLNQELLQGPDLTNSLVGVLTHFRLGKIAVTADVEAMFMQFKVPKEDCQALRFLWWSDEADATLQTFCMTRHIFGATDSPSSCTYGL; translated from the coding sequence ATGATAGCCAAGTCCATTGCAAGTAGGCTCGGTATCACTGGTTTGCCCGAGGTCCTAAGTGTCAACACAGTCTTAGCAAAGGGTCAAAGTAAGGAGGTCAAAATAGCCAAATGCTTCCTCAGTCCAACTAGCGAGGAAGAACCTCTGATACCAGTGAGCAGAGCTCACGTAGTGGACGAGCTACATATAGATGAAAGGTACAGGCCTGACGTCGTAGACTTGTCAGGATGGAAACATCTACAAGGTCTTGATCTTTCAACTGAAGTGGATGTAAAGACTGTTTCCATATTGATTGGTGAGGACGTACCACGGGCACATGCTGTGACTGAAAGCCGTTATGGAGAGTGCCCAGACACCCAACCTTATGCTGTGAAGACCCCCCTATCATGGTGTGTTGCTGGACCGACTTGCAAGACTGGAGATCAGCCTGTGCCCAGCTGCAATCTACTCGTGGCGAGTACTGATGTGCTTGGGGGTATTGGTGATCGGACGAGTGAGTTGGCCAGCGAGTCATTAGAGCTTGAAGTGAAGAAGCTCTGGGAGGAGGAGAGGCATGGTTTTGCTTGTGATGGCATTAAAAGGATGTCGGTAGAAGACAAGAGAGCTATGCAGATCCTGGAGTCCAAAACTGCATTCGTTGATGGGAATTACCAGATTGGGCTGCTGTGGCGCGAGGAAAACCCATGTCTTCCTAACAACAAGGCATCAGCCGAGAAAAGGCTAAGAGCACTGCAGAAAAGGTTCGCCAAGGACTCAGAGTATGCTGCAATGTATCGCAAGGCGATAGATGACTACATTACCAAGGGCTATGCTGTGCAGTTATCTGACGAGGAAGCAGCAGTGACCACAAGCAAGACTTGGTACCTCCCGCACCATGGTGTGCAGAATCCTAATAGGCCTGGAAGGGTTAGAGTCGTGTTTGACGCCGCAGCACGTTATATTGAGACTTCTCTGAATCAAGAGCTCCTGCAGGGACCAGACTTAACCAACAGCCTAGTCGGGGTCCTGACGCATTTCCGTCTAGGAAAGATTGCTGTTACTGCAGATGTTGAAGCAATGTTCATGCAGTTCAAAGTGCCAAAAGAGGATTGTCAAGCACTAAGATTCCTGTGGTGGTCAGATGAAGCTGACGCTACTCTGCAGACGTTCTGCATGACCCGACACATATTTGGGGCAACAGATAGTCCCAGTTCATGCACATATGGTCTTTGA